In Deinococcus psychrotolerans, a genomic segment contains:
- a CDS encoding inorganic pyrophosphatase, translating into MRPDLTPYLGQIVRVVVDRPLGSRHPRWPSLIYPVNSGELPQTLSGDGLPIDAYLLGWTTPLAEAQGVVVAVVVRQNDTEDKLIVARSGTVWTDAELLAAVEFQERFFVSKLVRLPS; encoded by the coding sequence ATGCGTCCCGATCTCACGCCTTACCTCGGCCAAATCGTGCGGGTGGTGGTTGACCGGCCCCTCGGCAGTCGCCACCCGCGCTGGCCCAGTCTCATTTACCCGGTCAACTCCGGCGAACTTCCCCAGACGCTCAGCGGCGACGGGCTGCCCATAGACGCTTACTTGCTGGGCTGGACAACCCCACTGGCCGAAGCACAGGGCGTGGTGGTGGCTGTCGTGGTGCGCCAGAACGACACCGAAGACAAACTGATCGTGGCCCGCTCCGGCACGGTTTGGACAGACGCGGAGCTGCTGGCAGCCGTGGAGTTCCAAGAGCGCTTTTTTGTCTCTAAGCTGGTTAGACTGCCCTCATGA
- a CDS encoding shikimate dehydrogenase, with the protein MAPVQGESALALIGYSAAAARALREFGLVTLGVPAAPLPEVLSACEALGFAGALLHPSLQAQAAEQVQLDPDARRAGLTDALAFTGGPRGTYAAPEALLSAVQESSYAARGAHAVLIGSAADLRLGLGLARMGFKAITVVADSHREAEAMSRDLPAGLAAFALTRQDAALRGLAEKADFLVITGGTLPSHLVQPYHTVLDLSGKAGREVQRVGATLLSLPDFPARVLARQLEHATGQRFRPDLLAEVAATLVAEA; encoded by the coding sequence ATGGCCCCAGTGCAAGGCGAGAGCGCTCTGGCGCTGATCGGCTACTCTGCCGCTGCTGCCCGCGCCCTGCGTGAATTCGGCTTGGTGACGCTCGGTGTGCCTGCCGCGCCTTTGCCGGAAGTGCTGAGCGCCTGCGAAGCGCTGGGCTTTGCCGGAGCGCTGCTGCATCCCAGCTTGCAGGCCCAAGCCGCCGAGCAAGTCCAGCTTGACCCCGATGCCCGCCGCGCCGGACTGACCGACGCGCTGGCCTTTACCGGCGGGCCGCGCGGCACCTACGCCGCTCCCGAAGCGCTGCTGAGCGCCGTGCAGGAAAGCAGTTACGCCGCTAGAGGAGCGCACGCCGTCCTGATCGGCTCGGCTGCCGATTTACGCTTGGGACTGGGGCTGGCCCGTATGGGCTTCAAGGCCATCACGGTGGTTGCCGACTCGCACCGCGAAGCCGAAGCGATGTCGCGTGATCTGCCAGCGGGTCTGGCGGCTTTCGCTCTGACCCGCCAAGACGCCGCCCTGCGCGGCCTCGCTGAAAAGGCCGACTTCTTGGTCATCACGGGCGGCACTTTGCCGAGCCATCTGGTACAGCCTTACCACACCGTCCTTGACTTGAGCGGCAAAGCGGGCCGCGAAGTGCAGCGGGTGGGAGCCACCTTACTCAGCCTTCCGGACTTTCCAGCCCGCGTGCTGGCGCGGCAGCTTGAACATGCCACCGGTCAGCGCTTCCGGCCTGACCTGCTGGCTGAAGTGGCGGCAACGCTGGTGGCTGAAGCGTAG
- a CDS encoding HAD family hydrolase produces MFRAVIFDLDGTLHDRSATLAEYLPGHVERFDLPSGYAERFTELDDFGYCPKPEVFAALVAEYQLSHDPAALLADFREHKPLAVKLMVGAHEVLAELRRRGLKIGVLTNGRTAMQHTVMERLGLLPLVDDLIISGAAGIAKPDPRIYELALERLGVPAGKTLFVGDSPRNDIAGPQAAGMRAAYLPTSHPLPSGTVPDFVLRRLADVLALIDPSIWKLKTAHLDLK; encoded by the coding sequence ATCTTCAGGGCCGTCATTTTTGATCTGGACGGCACGCTGCATGACCGCTCAGCCACTCTTGCCGAGTACCTGCCGGGCCACGTGGAGCGCTTTGACTTGCCGAGCGGGTACGCTGAGCGCTTCACCGAGCTGGACGATTTTGGCTACTGCCCCAAGCCGGAGGTGTTCGCGGCGCTGGTGGCCGAGTATCAGCTTTCGCACGATCCTGCTGCCCTCTTGGCCGACTTCAGAGAACACAAGCCGCTCGCCGTCAAGCTGATGGTGGGCGCTCACGAAGTCTTGGCCGAACTGCGGCGGCGTGGCCTCAAGATTGGGGTGCTGACCAATGGCCGCACTGCCATGCAGCACACCGTGATGGAGCGTCTCGGTTTGCTGCCGCTCGTCGACGACCTGATCATCAGTGGGGCCGCCGGAATCGCCAAGCCCGACCCGCGCATTTATGAGCTGGCCCTTGAGCGGCTGGGCGTCCCGGCAGGCAAGACGTTGTTCGTCGGAGACTCGCCGCGCAACGACATTGCTGGGCCGCAGGCGGCGGGAATGCGGGCCGCGTATCTGCCTACCAGTCACCCGCTGCCCTCAGGTACCGTGCCGGACTTTGTCCTGAGACGCCTGGCCGATGTGCTGGCGCTGATAGACCCATCAATTTGGAAACTGAAAACCGCTCACCTCGATTTGAAGTGA
- a CDS encoding peptidylprolyl isomerase, which yields MKKYLLTALLALTSLAAAQATTPAPTLPATPAPAAAPATTAPAMPATDPTTVVATVGGTDYTMADFDRSFRMAVARSANSQGMPYSSDMESSFNQFKPQFLTTFSRQQATLQLAKKAGFKSDDAAIDTQLNTDQGQFPSKEEFDTALQGSGFADEADYRQSLQEQQIVAAYLKSIQTRFKFSDSLVAGFYSLNKASFTRKAEACVKHILVPTEAEAQQIVKDLAAGGDFAKLAAAQSKDPGSAVQGGDLGCLAPGDTVPEFDKASFEGPLNQVQLVKSQFGYHVLVVTKRTDAGTAPLSEVDSQIRDQLAGEAAQKYLDAQVNRLKVTTYADRLPAAPAPTDDAAPTDAAPTTTPTAP from the coding sequence GTGAAAAAATATCTGTTGACTGCACTGCTGGCTCTCACCTCGCTGGCGGCGGCTCAGGCCACCACGCCTGCGCCTACTCTGCCCGCAACGCCCGCACCTGCTGCCGCGCCCGCTACCACCGCGCCAGCCATGCCGGCAACCGACCCCACCACCGTAGTGGCGACGGTGGGCGGCACCGACTACACCATGGCCGACTTTGACCGCTCGTTCCGCATGGCGGTGGCCCGCAGCGCCAACTCGCAGGGCATGCCCTACAGCAGCGATATGGAAAGCTCGTTCAATCAGTTCAAGCCGCAGTTTTTGACCACCTTTTCCCGTCAGCAGGCTACCTTGCAACTTGCCAAGAAAGCCGGATTCAAAAGTGACGACGCGGCCATCGATACCCAACTCAACACCGACCAAGGCCAGTTTCCCAGCAAAGAGGAATTTGATACCGCGCTTCAGGGCAGCGGCTTTGCCGACGAAGCCGATTACCGTCAGTCGCTGCAAGAGCAGCAGATCGTGGCGGCTTATCTCAAGAGCATTCAGACGCGCTTTAAGTTCAGCGATTCGTTGGTGGCCGGATTTTACAGCCTCAACAAAGCCAGCTTCACCCGCAAAGCCGAGGCCTGCGTCAAGCACATTTTGGTACCCACCGAAGCCGAAGCGCAGCAGATCGTCAAAGACCTCGCGGCAGGCGGCGACTTCGCCAAACTCGCGGCGGCCCAGTCCAAAGACCCCGGCAGCGCCGTGCAGGGCGGCGACCTCGGCTGCCTTGCACCGGGCGATACCGTACCGGAATTCGACAAGGCCAGCTTCGAGGGGCCGCTCAATCAGGTGCAGCTGGTCAAGTCACAGTTTGGGTATCACGTGTTGGTCGTGACCAAGCGCACCGACGCCGGAACCGCGCCACTGAGCGAAGTGGACAGCCAAATCCGCGACCAATTGGCCGGTGAAGCCGCCCAGAAGTATTTGGACGCCCAAGTCAACCGCCTCAAGGTGACGACTTACGCTGACCGCTTGCCCGCCGCCCCCGCGCCGACGGATGACGCTGCCCCGACAGACGCTGCGCCCACCACTACGCCTACCGCACCCTAA
- a CDS encoding SDR family oxidoreductase: MTVTTFITGASGDIGSALAQTCRDHRLILQGRDEAKLSALCAELPDARPLLLDLARPERFAAALADLPPLTNLIHNAGTVELGPVAEQDHSIWSNTFAVNVVAPAELTRLLLPNLRQTRGCVVFINSGAGLSAGAGWGSYAASKFALRALADALRAEESGAGVRVTSIYPGRTASAMQQKVRRQEGEPYDPETFIQPQTLAQTVRFVLDAPRDILLSDVTARSTGGA; encoded by the coding sequence ATGACTGTAACGACCTTCATCACCGGAGCCAGCGGCGACATCGGCTCGGCGTTGGCCCAGACTTGCCGCGACCACCGCCTAATCTTGCAAGGCCGTGACGAAGCCAAACTGAGCGCTCTGTGCGCCGAATTGCCCGATGCCCGCCCGCTGCTGCTCGATCTGGCGCGGCCTGAGAGGTTTGCGGCGGCGCTCGCAGACTTGCCCCCGCTGACCAACTTGATTCACAACGCCGGAACGGTGGAACTCGGCCCAGTTGCCGAGCAAGACCACAGCATTTGGAGCAACACCTTTGCCGTCAACGTGGTGGCTCCCGCCGAGCTGACCCGTTTGCTGCTCCCCAATTTGCGTCAGACGCGCGGCTGCGTGGTTTTTATCAACTCCGGCGCGGGCCTGAGTGCCGGCGCGGGCTGGGGCAGTTACGCCGCCAGCAAGTTCGCGCTGCGAGCGCTGGCTGACGCCCTGCGGGCCGAGGAGAGCGGGGCGGGCGTGCGGGTCACCAGCATTTATCCGGGCCGCACCGCCAGCGCCATGCAGCAAAAAGTGCGGCGGCAAGAAGGCGAACCCTACGACCCTGAAACGTTCATCCAGCCGCAGACGCTGGCCCAGACGGTGCGCTTCGTGCTGGACGCGCCCAGAGACATTCTGCTGAGCGACGTCACGGCCCGCTCTACCGGAGGAGCCTAA
- a CDS encoding transcription elongation factor GreA has product MTRAKIPMTKRGHDKLAETLNHLKTTRREQISEYMGSALADGDLRESAAYDEARMQQSENESRIIELEDQLERAQIIEENAQNGVGLGAKIKVKDERGTERSFEIVGTYEVDVLKGRISDQSPIGQALTGCRPGDTVTVPLPKGSAKFTLLEVTYE; this is encoded by the coding sequence ATGACCAGAGCCAAGATTCCCATGACCAAGCGCGGGCACGACAAGCTTGCCGAAACCCTCAACCACCTCAAGACCACCCGCCGCGAACAGATCAGCGAGTACATGGGCAGCGCTCTTGCCGACGGCGACTTGCGCGAAAGTGCCGCTTACGACGAAGCCAGAATGCAGCAGTCTGAAAACGAGTCGCGGATTATCGAATTGGAAGACCAGTTGGAACGTGCCCAGATTATTGAAGAAAACGCCCAAAACGGCGTGGGGCTCGGCGCAAAAATCAAAGTCAAGGACGAGCGCGGCACTGAACGCAGCTTTGAGATTGTCGGCACGTATGAAGTGGATGTCCTCAAGGGGCGCATCAGCGATCAGTCGCCGATTGGGCAAGCCCTGACTGGTTGCCGCCCAGGCGACACGGTGACGGTGCCGCTTCCCAAGGGCAGTGCCAAATTTACCTTGCTGGAAGTGACTTACGAATAA
- a CDS encoding lipid II:glycine glycyltransferase FemX, translated as MPLELLPTQDARAYDEVVARLPVTSALQGWGYGEARRELGQVPTRYFIQDQGQIVGALQLIRKRLVPGFDLLYAPRGPVLSSMAQLPDLAPALRKLARPTDTLIKIEPPFARTPELIPEQIGPWRRTEAEQPEHTITVNLMRPPAELLSNLHSMARRNVKTAQKFGVEVVSGGEELFEEFWTIFTATNERAQLGAFPKPYYLTMLRSGASGGGDAYIVLARHDGRALAGGFFLAMGAITNYLFGGSIKDDRPAEGSGAEGAERKDAKAPTAFYWGAMQDAQQRGYRSFDFWGIPRKLDEGKHSFGVYRMKENFGGEKVWFPGYELPLSPLAPLIVRGLRWRKTQNNLRKRGSAEDVL; from the coding sequence GTGCCTTTAGAGTTACTTCCCACCCAAGACGCCCGCGCTTACGACGAAGTGGTGGCCCGCCTGCCTGTCACCAGCGCCTTGCAAGGCTGGGGCTACGGTGAGGCCCGCCGCGAACTCGGCCAGGTGCCGACGCGCTACTTCATCCAAGATCAGGGGCAAATTGTCGGAGCGCTTCAACTGATCCGCAAGCGGTTGGTGCCGGGTTTCGATTTGCTCTACGCGCCGCGCGGCCCGGTGCTGAGCAGTATGGCCCAGCTTCCCGACCTCGCGCCTGCCCTGCGCAAACTGGCGCGGCCCACCGACACCCTCATCAAAATCGAGCCGCCGTTTGCCCGCACCCCCGAATTGATTCCCGAACAGATTGGCCCTTGGCGGCGCACCGAAGCTGAGCAGCCCGAACACACCATTACCGTTAATCTGATGCGCCCGCCTGCTGAGCTGCTCAGCAACTTGCACAGCATGGCGCGGCGCAATGTCAAGACCGCTCAGAAATTTGGGGTGGAAGTGGTGTCGGGCGGCGAGGAGTTGTTCGAGGAGTTCTGGACGATCTTTACCGCCACCAACGAACGTGCCCAGCTCGGCGCGTTTCCCAAACCGTACTACCTGACCATGTTGCGCTCGGGGGCCAGTGGCGGCGGTGACGCTTACATCGTGCTGGCACGGCACGATGGGCGGGCGCTGGCGGGGGGCTTTTTCCTGGCGATGGGCGCGATCACCAATTACTTGTTCGGCGGCAGCATCAAAGATGACCGGCCTGCTGAGGGCAGCGGCGCTGAGGGCGCTGAGCGCAAAGACGCCAAAGCCCCCACTGCCTTTTACTGGGGCGCGATGCAAGACGCCCAGCAGCGCGGCTACCGCAGCTTTGATTTCTGGGGCATTCCGCGTAAGCTCGATGAAGGTAAGCACAGCTTCGGGGTCTACCGCATGAAAGAAAACTTCGGCGGCGAAAAAGTCTGGTTTCCCGGCTACGAACTGCCGCTCAGCCCGCTGGCTCCGTTGATCGTGCGCGGCCTGCGCTGGCGCAAAACCCAAAACAACCTCCGCAAACGCGGCAGCGCCGAGGACGTGTTGTAA